In one window of Methanolobus mangrovi DNA:
- a CDS encoding Coenzyme F420 hydrogenase/dehydrogenase, beta subunit C-terminal domain: MPIDPICKKIVPEDTPCNTEYGGKKYHFCSDWCQVKFEHLEKSVIRMKRSIPAKERIAFGKLRKDIIKPGICTLCGACSATCDSITIKNDQPTLIDKCTACGVCYNQCPRTITTEEGLVGKMRNAYRARSALPNIKGQDGGVVTAMLSYALDEGLIDCAIVTTRSEEEPWKPVPMIARTCDELLDSSGSMYSHSMTMSALMSAIKQGLRSIAFVGPSCNIDAVTKMQKSPYGFLNLFMRANIVKMGLFCMDTFYYEGIKEFVESKNIRLEDIESMKIRKGQFEFHTPEELKVYPLHELDMYRSSSCKFCTDMAAESADISFGGVGTPQGWTTVIARSGLGYELYNEAVDNGYIDSHLLEEKEMKGALNLAKMKKIQMYSLNRRQNI; this comes from the coding sequence ATGCCTATTGATCCTATATGTAAGAAAATAGTCCCTGAGGACACTCCGTGTAATACAGAATACGGGGGAAAGAAGTATCATTTTTGTTCTGACTGGTGCCAGGTTAAATTCGAGCACCTCGAAAAAAGCGTTATACGAATGAAGAGATCCATTCCTGCCAAAGAGCGCATAGCATTTGGAAAACTGAGGAAGGATATAATCAAGCCGGGAATCTGTACTTTATGCGGAGCCTGTTCGGCAACCTGTGATTCCATAACTATCAAAAACGATCAGCCTACTCTTATAGACAAATGTACTGCGTGTGGTGTATGCTACAACCAGTGTCCGCGAACCATAACAACTGAAGAGGGACTGGTCGGTAAAATGCGAAACGCCTACAGGGCGCGTTCAGCACTTCCCAATATAAAGGGACAGGATGGCGGAGTTGTGACTGCAATGCTCTCCTATGCCCTTGATGAAGGACTCATCGACTGTGCTATCGTTACAACAAGATCTGAAGAAGAGCCGTGGAAACCTGTGCCTATGATCGCACGAACATGCGATGAATTGCTGGATTCCTCCGGCAGTATGTACAGCCATAGCATGACGATGAGTGCGCTTATGAGTGCTATTAAGCAGGGATTAAGAAGCATTGCTTTTGTAGGTCCGAGTTGTAATATTGATGCTGTTACTAAGATGCAAAAGAGTCCATACGGATTTTTGAACCTTTTCATGAGGGCAAATATTGTAAAAATGGGACTGTTCTGCATGGATACTTTCTACTACGAAGGAATCAAGGAATTCGTTGAAAGTAAGAACATTCGTCTTGAAGACATAGAATCCATGAAGATCCGCAAAGGTCAATTCGAGTTCCATACCCCTGAAGAATTAAAGGTCTACCCTCTCCATGAGCTGGACATGTACAGGAGCAGTTCATGTAAGTTCTGCACGGATATGGCTGCCGAGAGTGCCGATATATCCTTTGGCGGAGTAGGTACGCCACAGGGCTGGACTACGGTCATTGCCCGCTCCGGTCTGGGATACGAACTGTATAATGAAGCTGTAGATAATGGATATATAGATTCACACCTGCTGGAAGAAAAGGAGATGAAGGGCGCTCTTAATCTTGCGAAGATGAAGAAGATACAGATGTATTCACTCAACCGCAGGCAGAATATTTGA
- a CDS encoding methyltransferase domain-containing protein: MTSYDYVHGYSERESVRLSDQANTLEELLHSDTKYPAGSKVLEAGCGIGAQTVILSKNSPQAQITSIDISEDSLNKAKERAAREGVKNVEFRVESIFDLPFEDESFDHVFVCFVLEHLKEPVQALANLHRVLKKGGTITVIEGDHGSCFFHPETEDAVKAWNSLVQVQARLGGNSLIGRQVYPLIKKAGFTDITVLPRMVYSDSSRPHMEEGFVRRTIIPMVEGVRESAIEMGIIDAETFERGIEDLHRTAAEYGTFVYTFFKGVGRK, translated from the coding sequence ATGACCTCCTATGACTACGTCCATGGCTACTCCGAAAGAGAATCAGTTCGCCTCAGCGACCAGGCAAACACACTGGAAGAACTCCTGCACAGCGATACAAAATACCCCGCCGGCAGTAAAGTGCTTGAAGCCGGATGTGGCATCGGTGCGCAGACAGTAATCCTGTCAAAGAACAGCCCGCAAGCACAGATAACATCCATCGACATATCAGAGGACTCCCTGAACAAAGCTAAAGAACGTGCCGCAAGAGAGGGAGTCAAGAATGTGGAGTTCCGTGTGGAAAGCATCTTCGACCTCCCATTTGAGGATGAGAGCTTTGACCACGTTTTCGTCTGCTTCGTGCTTGAACACCTCAAAGAACCAGTTCAGGCCCTTGCAAACCTGCACAGAGTACTCAAAAAAGGCGGCACCATCACAGTAATAGAAGGCGACCACGGTTCATGCTTCTTCCACCCCGAAACAGAGGATGCAGTGAAAGCATGGAACAGCCTTGTTCAAGTGCAGGCAAGACTCGGCGGCAATTCACTTATCGGCAGGCAGGTCTACCCGCTTATCAAAAAAGCAGGTTTCACTGATATTACGGTCTTACCCCGCATGGTCTACAGCGATTCCAGCCGCCCACACATGGAGGAAGGATTTGTCAGAAGGACCATTATCCCTATGGTAGAAGGTGTCAGGGAGAGTGCCATTGAGATGGGAATTATTGATGCAGAAACCTTTGAAAGAGGAATTGAGGATCTGCACAGGACTGCGGCGGAGTACGGGACTTTTGTTTATACTTTCTTTAAGGGTGTGGGAAGAAAATGA
- a CDS encoding winged helix-turn-helix transcriptional regulator: MGNLEHSPIDSAIKIISKKWTLNIIRDMFCGKKQFNEFLKCNPKLSSKVLSGKLRQLEQDGLIEKVIVSKTPVSIEYHLTSKGRNLNKVLYELSGFAYKECADDSTPACTEHSYGLTKELLNIDD, from the coding sequence ATGGGAAACCTGGAACACAGTCCTATAGACAGTGCAATAAAAATAATAAGCAAGAAATGGACGCTCAACATCATCAGGGATATGTTCTGTGGAAAAAAACAATTTAATGAATTTCTAAAATGCAACCCAAAGCTTAGCAGCAAGGTACTGTCCGGAAAATTGCGTCAACTGGAGCAGGACGGGTTAATAGAAAAGGTCATTGTATCCAAGACTCCAGTATCTATAGAATATCACCTGACCAGTAAAGGCAGGAATCTGAACAAAGTGCTTTATGAGCTTTCAGGATTTGCCTATAAGGAATGTGCTGATGATTCCACTCCAGCATGTACAGAACACAGCTATGGGCTGACTAAAGAACTATTGAACATAGATGATTGA
- the fae gene encoding formaldehyde-activating enzyme, whose translation MTKIVNSLVGEALVGEGPEVAHIDLVIGRKGSAVETAFMNSLAMPRQGHSPLLAVLEPNVAPKPATLLVNKVTIKNVSQAALMFGPAQASIAKAVMDSVEEGIIPKEEAEDLLLIVSVFIEWDAKDKDKIYEFNYEATKVAIKRAVEGTPTVDDALAKKDSAAHPFA comes from the coding sequence ATGACAAAAATAGTAAACAGTCTTGTAGGCGAAGCTTTAGTGGGAGAAGGACCGGAAGTTGCTCATATAGACCTTGTGATAGGAAGAAAAGGAAGTGCTGTTGAAACTGCATTTATGAATTCTCTTGCAATGCCAAGACAGGGACACTCTCCTTTGCTTGCTGTACTTGAACCAAATGTTGCACCAAAACCTGCAACATTACTCGTGAACAAGGTGACCATCAAGAATGTATCCCAGGCAGCCCTGATGTTCGGACCTGCACAGGCATCCATTGCAAAAGCTGTGATGGACAGTGTGGAAGAAGGGATTATTCCAAAAGAAGAAGCTGAAGACCTCCTCCTCATTGTTTCAGTTTTCATTGAATGGGATGCAAAAGACAAGGACAAGATCTATGAGTTCAACTACGAAGCAACAAAAGTTGCAATCAAGCGTGCTGTTGAAGGAACTCCTACCGTAGATGATGCACTTGCTAAAAAGGACAGTGCAGCACATCCATTTGCATAA
- a CDS encoding class I SAM-dependent methyltransferase: MESQSCSWSKIEGKNIPTTVELDPIIYKYTFSGCRILDIGCANGKVSIPLALHGYSVAGVDINTEVLSMAKSSCKSQNCLQIPLFAKGNATILPFADATFDVAVMQAFLTTVISKENRARIIREACRVLKPQGHLYIADFGQTWHSKIYRERYINDLAVTKEEGSFLAYDQKTGELAYVAHHFTEKELVFLLIENGFEVEYFKNDEFVTRTGNQVNGFVVVGRKE; encoded by the coding sequence ATGGAAAGCCAATCATGTTCATGGTCAAAAATAGAGGGAAAGAACATCCCGACAACCGTTGAGCTTGACCCGATCATCTACAAATACACATTTTCAGGCTGCCGTATTCTTGATATCGGCTGTGCCAATGGAAAAGTAAGTATACCTCTGGCATTGCATGGCTATTCGGTGGCCGGTGTTGACATCAACACCGAGGTTCTGAGCATGGCAAAATCCTCCTGTAAGTCGCAGAACTGCCTGCAAATTCCATTATTCGCTAAGGGCAATGCCACAATTCTCCCCTTCGCAGATGCAACCTTCGATGTTGCAGTAATGCAGGCTTTCCTGACCACAGTAATCTCAAAAGAGAATCGTGCCCGAATCATCCGTGAAGCCTGCAGGGTGCTGAAACCACAAGGCCATCTCTACATCGCTGATTTCGGGCAGACATGGCACTCGAAGATATATCGTGAACGGTACATCAATGACCTCGCGGTTACAAAAGAGGAGGGTTCATTCCTTGCCTATGACCAGAAGACCGGGGAACTTGCTTATGTTGCTCATCACTTTACTGAGAAGGAACTTGTCTTTTTGTTGATCGAGAACGGGTTTGAGGTTGAGTATTTTAAGAACGATGAGTTTGTGACAAGGACTGGGAATCAGGTTAATGGTTTTGTGGTTGTGGGAAGAAAGGAATAG
- a CDS encoding YnfA family protein — protein sequence MTGLDSKCISKKRCIIYTILLFILAGIFEIGGGYLIWLWIRENKGMSFALLGAITLFLYGIIPTFQPSHFHRIYATYGGIFVVMSLLWGWVFDRIPPDTYDIIGCIVILVGVGIIYYWPREGEE from the coding sequence ATGACCGGACTCGACTCCAAATGCATCTCCAAAAAAAGATGCATTATCTATACTATTCTCCTGTTTATCCTTGCAGGTATTTTTGAGATAGGGGGAGGCTATCTGATCTGGCTATGGATACGAGAGAATAAAGGTATGAGCTTTGCACTTCTCGGGGCAATCACCCTGTTCCTTTATGGAATCATACCGACCTTTCAGCCCTCGCATTTCCACAGGATATACGCCACCTACGGGGGCATATTTGTGGTAATGTCACTGCTATGGGGATGGGTGTTTGACAGGATACCACCGGACACCTATGACATCATAGGCTGTATTGTGATCCTTGTTGGCGTAGGAATCATTTACTACTGGCCAAGGGAAGGTGAAGAATAA
- a CDS encoding YnfA family protein, producing MNEGLVSFTFVSLGLFFLAALFEIGGGYLVWLWLRKKKGIWIGLLGGLVLAVYGIIPTFQPAHFGRVYAAYGGIFIVSSIIWGKYVDKTEPDRYEIIGALIALIGVFIMFYVPR from the coding sequence ATGAACGAAGGATTGGTTTCTTTTACATTCGTATCCCTCGGACTGTTCTTCCTTGCAGCCCTCTTTGAGATTGGGGGAGGATATCTGGTATGGTTATGGCTGAGGAAAAAGAAAGGAATATGGATTGGCCTGCTTGGAGGGCTTGTGCTTGCAGTCTACGGGATCATCCCCACATTCCAGCCGGCCCACTTCGGAAGGGTGTATGCTGCTTACGGAGGAATATTCATAGTATCCTCAATTATCTGGGGAAAATACGTGGATAAAACAGAACCGGACAGATATGAGATAATTGGTGCACTGATAGCTCTTATAGGAGTATTCATCATGTTTTACGTGCCGAGGTAA
- a CDS encoding erythromycin esterase family protein produces MSHPVPIYSTLADWIQQAAIPFSLDSSETFSAAVDRLIASLDDSVELLGFGEALHGGEEILMLRNQLFKYLVKKYGYSAIAIESSFPRAHIVNEYVAGRGPASYEDIQEAGFSHGFGRLEANRELVKWMREYNADPSHQIKIRFYGFDSPSEMMYADSPRHLLHFVLDYLTSVDSASGRYHHEQIDPLLGNDAEWENPAAAMDPTRSVGLSSNANALRIETEDLISEINERRPELVDKTSDDQYLKAVQYATVARQLLNYHAVSARNSDDRLVRLLGIRDAMMADNLTYIVSRERSRGKVLAFAHNSHLKRGKTHMQLGPYALKWWPAGSHLYEMFGPRYAIISSGVGVSEENGIGLPQSGTLEALLTGLPEPALFIPTHKGQGLPASEIAALPTRLGSIKNPTYFPFTSEDFTDFDWLVILDSTTYGRGGPQLQ; encoded by the coding sequence ATGTCTCATCCTGTTCCCATTTACTCAACTCTTGCTGATTGGATACAACAAGCAGCGATTCCTTTTTCCCTCGATTCATCTGAAACATTCAGTGCAGCTGTGGACAGGCTGATCGCTTCACTTGACGATTCTGTGGAATTACTTGGTTTTGGTGAAGCGCTTCATGGTGGCGAGGAAATTCTTATGCTCCGTAACCAGCTTTTCAAGTATCTGGTGAAGAAGTATGGGTACAGTGCCATTGCAATCGAGAGTAGCTTTCCAAGGGCACACATAGTTAATGAGTATGTGGCCGGCCGTGGCCCTGCATCTTATGAAGATATACAGGAAGCCGGATTCAGTCATGGTTTCGGCAGACTTGAGGCCAACCGCGAACTGGTGAAGTGGATGCGGGAATACAATGCAGATCCTTCCCACCAGATTAAAATACGGTTCTATGGATTCGACAGTCCCAGTGAAATGATGTACGCTGACAGCCCAAGACATCTTTTACATTTTGTACTGGATTACCTCACCTCAGTCGATAGTGCCAGTGGCAGATATCATCATGAACAAATAGATCCGCTTCTCGGCAATGATGCAGAGTGGGAGAACCCTGCTGCAGCGATGGACCCGACGAGATCGGTAGGTCTATCTTCAAATGCCAATGCGCTCAGGATCGAGACAGAGGACCTCATCTCGGAAATAAACGAACGCCGTCCTGAATTAGTGGATAAAACCAGTGATGATCAATATCTTAAAGCTGTACAATACGCTACGGTAGCCCGGCAATTGCTGAACTATCACGCTGTATCAGCCCGAAATTCAGATGACCGGCTGGTAAGGCTTCTCGGCATCAGGGATGCGATGATGGCGGACAATCTGACTTACATCGTATCGAGAGAGCGCAGCCGGGGGAAAGTACTGGCTTTTGCTCACAACAGCCATCTAAAACGCGGAAAAACCCACATGCAACTGGGGCCCTATGCATTAAAATGGTGGCCTGCGGGGTCACACCTTTATGAGATGTTCGGTCCACGTTATGCCATCATTAGTTCTGGAGTGGGTGTTTCTGAGGAAAATGGTATTGGCCTGCCTCAATCTGGAACTCTCGAAGCATTGCTGACCGGTTTGCCGGAGCCCGCATTATTCATTCCAACTCATAAAGGACAGGGGCTTCCAGCCTCGGAAATCGCAGCTCTTCCGACTCGCTTGGGTAGTATAAAGAACCCAACCTATTTTCCCTTTACATCTGAAGACTTCACAGATTTCGACTGGCTGGTTATCCTGGACTCCACGACATACGGCCGTGGTGGTCCTCAGTTACAATAG
- the gatC gene encoding Asp-tRNA(Asn)/Glu-tRNA(Gln) amidotransferase subunit GatC, whose protein sequence is MITKEEVEHVGWLARIEIDEKESDAYAQKLNSVLDYFGQLDEVDTENVPPTYHVADIMNVFREDIVKPSMPQDDVLANTENKQEGNFKAPRIM, encoded by the coding sequence ATGATCACTAAAGAAGAGGTAGAACACGTAGGCTGGCTCGCACGTATCGAGATCGATGAGAAGGAATCCGATGCTTATGCGCAGAAGCTCAACTCCGTGCTGGACTATTTCGGACAGCTCGACGAGGTTGATACCGAAAATGTGCCACCTACATACCATGTTGCAGACATTATGAACGTATTCAGGGAAGATATTGTTAAGCCATCCATGCCACAGGATGATGTGCTTGCAAACACCGAGAACAAACAGGAAGGCAATTTCAAAGCCCCAAGGATCATGTGA
- the gatA gene encoding Asp-tRNA(Asn)/Glu-tRNA(Gln) amidotransferase subunit GatA: protein MAAWTNISDIKQKIADSSAEEVTAAYIETIGKSKINGFTTVWEEAINVAREIDSNGHEGPLAGIPIAIKENISTKGLSTTCSSKILQGYVPPYDAHVIERLKEAGAVILGKTNMDEFAMGTSTESSCYGPTFNPWDLERVPGGSSGGSAAVVAAGEAPISLGSDTGGSVRCPAAFCGVVGLKPTYGCISRYGLISYANSLEQIGPLATNVADIATIMDVVAGYDSRDSTSINRENTYSDALKDDVKGMKIGVPDEYFGEGIDKDVEKSVWDAIGKFEDMGATYEKVSMPHTKYALASYYIIAMSEASSNLARFDGTRYGLRADGENWHVMASKTRAEGFGTEVKRRILLGTYALSAGYHDKYYLKALKVRTLVKQDFDKALANVDVLMAPTMPAPAFKIGEKIEDPLSLYLSDVNTVPMNLAGVPSISVPCGFAGDMPVGLQIIGKQFDENTIIKAAYSFEQNTDHHSRRPPEVA from the coding sequence ATGGCAGCATGGACAAACATTTCAGACATAAAACAAAAGATTGCAGACTCATCAGCCGAAGAGGTCACAGCAGCATATATAGAGACCATCGGCAAGAGCAAGATAAACGGATTCACAACCGTATGGGAAGAAGCAATTAATGTAGCCCGCGAGATTGACTCAAACGGCCATGAAGGACCTCTTGCAGGCATCCCCATCGCCATCAAGGAGAACATATCCACAAAAGGACTTTCCACAACCTGCTCATCAAAGATATTGCAGGGATATGTGCCACCATACGATGCACACGTCATCGAAAGGTTGAAAGAAGCAGGCGCAGTAATTCTCGGAAAGACCAACATGGATGAGTTCGCCATGGGAACATCCACCGAATCAAGTTGCTACGGACCAACATTCAACCCATGGGACCTTGAAAGAGTGCCCGGAGGTTCTTCAGGTGGAAGCGCCGCTGTTGTTGCAGCAGGTGAGGCACCTATTTCTCTTGGTTCAGACACAGGTGGGTCGGTCAGGTGTCCGGCAGCATTCTGTGGTGTGGTGGGACTAAAACCAACCTACGGCTGCATCTCAAGATACGGACTCATCTCCTATGCAAACTCACTGGAGCAGATCGGTCCTCTGGCAACCAACGTTGCAGACATCGCAACCATCATGGACGTTGTCGCAGGATACGACAGCAGGGACAGCACATCCATCAACAGGGAGAACACATACAGCGATGCCCTGAAGGATGATGTAAAGGGAATGAAAATCGGTGTGCCTGATGAGTACTTTGGAGAAGGTATAGACAAGGATGTCGAGAAATCTGTATGGGATGCCATCGGCAAATTCGAGGATATGGGAGCTACTTACGAGAAAGTATCCATGCCACACACAAAATATGCACTTGCATCATATTATATAATAGCCATGAGCGAAGCTTCATCCAATCTTGCCCGTTTTGACGGAACCAGATACGGACTCCGTGCAGATGGCGAGAACTGGCATGTAATGGCATCAAAGACACGTGCAGAAGGATTTGGAACCGAAGTCAAGCGCAGGATACTGCTTGGAACCTACGCACTTTCAGCAGGATACCATGATAAGTATTATCTTAAAGCACTCAAGGTCAGGACCCTTGTAAAGCAGGACTTTGATAAGGCTCTTGCTAACGTTGATGTACTTATGGCACCAACCATGCCGGCACCCGCATTCAAGATAGGTGAGAAGATAGAGGACCCGCTTTCACTCTACCTATCAGATGTCAACACAGTACCGATGAACCTTGCAGGTGTGCCATCCATCTCAGTACCATGTGGATTCGCAGGCGATATGCCTGTTGGACTGCAGATAATAGGCAAGCAATTCGATGAGAATACAATCATCAAAGCGGCTTACAGTTTCGAACAGAATACCGATCACCACAGCAGAAGACCCCCGGAGGTGGCATAA
- the gatB gene encoding Asp-tRNA(Asn)/Glu-tRNA(Gln) amidotransferase subunit GatB: MVYENPDGVRIGLEVHVQLNKLNTKLFCGCSTNYHDSEPNTHVCPVCLGLPGSLPVINEKAVEYAMKIGLALNCSIVEQTQFHRKNYYYPDLPKGFQTTQYDYPIAGEGKIVIEGEDGERVIGITRAHMEEDPGRLQHMGSIDKSKGTLINYNRSGMTLIEIVSEPDMRSPKEARRYLDKLRSILDYLDVFDGDLEGAMRVDANVSVFMGERVEVKNISSFKGAERALLYEIMRQKNHIRRGGEITLETRHFDEARGVTLSMRTKETENDYRYFPEPDLVPLRVADRVPEVLKTLPELPDAKRARFVKEYEIIDMHARALTTEIKVANFYEDVAAKVDPKAAAVWVADILKGELNYRDLNVEAFTVDDIAEIITLVTEEKITENSGVEIIRTILDNGGKPQDIVKEKGLLKVEDDIVAKAVEEAIAENPEAVADFHAGKEKSMNFLVGKVMQKTKGRADAREAREKLIDKLNE, encoded by the coding sequence ATGGTATACGAGAACCCTGACGGAGTAAGGATAGGACTTGAGGTTCACGTCCAGCTGAACAAGCTCAATACAAAGTTGTTCTGCGGCTGTTCCACAAACTACCACGACTCCGAACCTAACACCCATGTATGTCCTGTATGTCTTGGACTTCCTGGCTCACTGCCAGTCATCAACGAGAAGGCTGTTGAGTATGCCATGAAGATAGGACTCGCACTGAACTGCAGTATCGTCGAACAGACCCAGTTCCACAGGAAGAATTACTACTACCCTGACCTTCCAAAGGGTTTCCAGACCACCCAGTATGATTACCCGATCGCAGGCGAAGGAAAGATAGTCATTGAGGGCGAGGACGGGGAACGTGTCATCGGAATTACACGTGCTCATATGGAAGAGGACCCTGGAAGGCTTCAGCACATGGGAAGCATCGACAAGTCCAAGGGTACGCTCATCAACTACAACCGTTCAGGAATGACGCTTATTGAGATCGTCAGTGAACCGGACATGAGAAGCCCAAAAGAGGCAAGACGCTATCTGGACAAGCTCAGGAGTATACTTGACTATCTTGATGTTTTCGACGGTGACCTTGAGGGAGCCATGAGGGTGGATGCCAATGTTTCCGTGTTTATGGGAGAGCGTGTTGAGGTAAAGAACATCTCATCCTTTAAAGGAGCTGAGAGAGCACTCCTTTATGAAATAATGAGGCAGAAGAACCACATCAGACGTGGCGGCGAGATCACTCTTGAAACCAGGCACTTCGATGAGGCCAGAGGTGTGACACTCTCCATGCGTACCAAGGAGACAGAGAATGACTATCGTTACTTCCCTGAACCTGACCTCGTACCGCTGAGAGTGGCAGACAGAGTGCCGGAAGTACTCAAAACATTGCCGGAACTTCCTGATGCAAAGAGAGCACGTTTTGTCAAAGAATACGAAATCATCGACATGCACGCAAGGGCACTCACGACTGAGATTAAGGTGGCCAACTTCTACGAAGATGTGGCAGCTAAAGTGGACCCTAAAGCAGCCGCGGTATGGGTTGCAGATATCCTCAAGGGCGAGCTCAACTACCGTGATCTGAATGTCGAGGCTTTCACCGTGGATGACATCGCAGAGATCATCACACTTGTAACCGAGGAGAAGATTACCGAGAACAGTGGCGTAGAGATCATACGCACCATCCTTGACAACGGAGGAAAACCTCAGGATATCGTCAAGGAAAAAGGACTTCTCAAGGTAGAAGATGACATTGTGGCAAAAGCAGTAGAGGAAGCAATTGCCGAGAACCCTGAAGCTGTTGCAGATTTCCATGCAGGCAAGGAGAAGTCAATGAACTTCCTTGTGGGCAAGGTAATGCAGAAGACAAAGGGACGCGCTGATGCCCGTGAAGCCAGAGAAAAGCTTATTGATAAACTAAATGAATAA
- a CDS encoding winged helix-turn-helix domain-containing protein — protein MANDDSEKRRQEWYDRMKKEGKLNRSPKEEHDAKLKTLQNPVRRNIIKSLNEEKMTFDELKAEFNLENMSLKLHLGMLEDTLYVEKEDNDTYVITPRGEDYLESIEPKDEKLDDLKKRRDEWYEKAKKEGKLKENPTEDHRAGLKAMQNPVRRHIVESLGEGKMTFDEVKAKFDLNDVQARLNLDMLVDTLYIEKEDDTTYVITVRGEAFLENVDAKHL, from the coding sequence ATGGCAAATGATGATTCGGAGAAAAGAAGGCAGGAATGGTACGATAGGATGAAGAAAGAGGGTAAGCTCAATAGGAGTCCTAAAGAGGAACATGACGCAAAACTGAAGACCCTGCAAAATCCTGTCAGAAGGAACATCATCAAAAGCCTGAATGAGGAGAAGATGACATTCGATGAACTAAAGGCTGAGTTCAACCTTGAGAACATGTCACTGAAACTACACCTTGGAATGCTCGAGGATACCCTGTACGTTGAAAAAGAGGATAATGACACCTATGTCATCACACCACGTGGCGAGGACTACCTTGAGAGCATCGAACCAAAGGACGAAAAACTGGACGACCTGAAGAAGAGGCGGGACGAATGGTATGAGAAAGCAAAGAAAGAAGGCAAGCTCAAGGAAAATCCCACAGAAGACCACAGGGCTGGTTTGAAAGCCATGCAGAACCCTGTCCGCAGGCACATTGTTGAAAGCCTGGGTGAAGGCAAAATGACTTTTGATGAGGTTAAGGCCAAGTTCGATCTCAATGATGTACAGGCCAGGCTGAATCTTGATATGCTTGTGGATACTCTGTATATCGAAAAAGAAGATGACACGACTTACGTTATCACAGTGCGCGGCGAGGCATTCCTTGAGAATGTTGATGCAAAGCACCTTTAA
- a CDS encoding 50S ribosomal protein L40e: protein MARFPEAENRILIKKICMDCNARNAVRATRCRKCGGKALRMKSKEAKGG from the coding sequence ATGGCAAGATTTCCAGAAGCTGAAAATAGAATATTGATTAAGAAGATTTGTATGGACTGCAATGCCCGCAATGCAGTACGTGCAACAAGATGCAGGAAATGCGGTGGCAAAGCCCTGCGTATGAAATCCAAGGAAGCAAAGGGTGGCTGA
- a CDS encoding geranylgeranylglyceryl/heptaprenylglyceryl phosphate synthase, producing MQVEEYLNKIAEREGTVHLTLIDPASQTPDEAAEIAYAASLGGTDAIMVGGSTGAGGVVLDQTLLKIKEKTDKPTILFPGNAAGVSRYADAIFFMSLLNSRDINFVTTNQAMGAPLVYKSGIEPISMAYLIVEPGGTVGWVGDARLIPKRKPELAVAYALAGKYLGMHYTYLEAGSGADAPVTPEMIGAVKHVLGDNKLIVGGGIRDGETAKLCALAGADMIVTGTILEESSNVTAKIEELVSAIKK from the coding sequence ATGCAAGTGGAAGAGTACCTCAATAAGATCGCAGAACGCGAAGGTACAGTTCACTTGACACTTATCGACCCGGCATCCCAGACTCCTGATGAGGCTGCAGAAATAGCATATGCTGCAAGTCTTGGGGGAACAGATGCCATCATGGTCGGTGGTTCCACAGGAGCCGGAGGAGTGGTACTGGATCAGACACTCCTTAAAATAAAAGAGAAGACGGACAAACCTACGATTCTGTTCCCGGGCAACGCAGCAGGTGTCAGCAGGTATGCTGATGCTATATTCTTCATGAGCCTGCTGAATTCCCGTGACATCAATTTTGTCACCACCAATCAGGCAATGGGAGCACCACTTGTTTACAAGAGTGGTATTGAACCCATCTCCATGGCTTACTTAATAGTAGAGCCCGGAGGAACCGTTGGTTGGGTCGGCGATGCCAGGCTCATACCAAAACGAAAGCCGGAGCTAGCAGTTGCCTATGCACTTGCAGGGAAATACCTTGGCATGCACTACACATATCTTGAAGCAGGCTCTGGTGCTGATGCACCTGTGACCCCGGAGATGATAGGTGCTGTAAAGCATGTCCTTGGAGACAACAAATTAATTGTTGGTGGCGGAATACGAGACGGTGAAACTGCAAAGTTATGCGCCCTCGCAGGAGCCGACATGATAGTAACAGGAACTATCCTTGAAGAGAGTTCAAATGTTACTGCAAAAATAGAAGAACTTGTTTCAGCTATAAAGAAGTAA